Proteins from a genomic interval of Spirochaetota bacterium:
- a CDS encoding nitroreductase, translating into MFENIRQAYLPETNFPVVTIDYGKCKKCGRCSDQCPTFAIESGADKLPRVRGFGGFEQTCFNCWNCVSVCPHDAIRIQGAHSIPGGRYKTRLLGKVEYPDPLRSGGVKPYQEFESQLTGVERVIYTRRSCRLFKDKAVPRETIERILEAGRFAPSAGNSQPYRFAVITDRGIIAELERQSMKMLRQFKDLYLDSRGKKRWWKNILFTLLSLAKVNSIDPRPVPAIEKSDKNGDRLYFNAPAVILIFKNSNGIGNPDLDAGICSQNMALAANSLGLGSCHITFFVEPMKSKGMSAMRRRLGISYPWVPVNSIAIGYPKGTVDGVVKRDTPPSDWFTGD; encoded by the coding sequence AAATGCGGACGATGTTCCGACCAATGTCCCACATTCGCCATCGAAAGCGGAGCGGATAAGCTTCCGCGGGTACGCGGATTCGGCGGGTTCGAACAGACATGCTTCAATTGCTGGAATTGCGTATCCGTATGTCCCCATGACGCCATACGGATACAGGGAGCCCATTCGATTCCGGGGGGCAGATACAAGACGCGCCTGCTGGGGAAGGTGGAGTACCCGGACCCCCTGCGCTCCGGAGGCGTTAAACCATACCAGGAGTTTGAATCGCAGCTTACCGGGGTCGAGCGTGTTATTTACACCAGGAGATCCTGCAGGCTTTTCAAGGATAAGGCGGTACCAAGGGAAACGATCGAGAGGATACTCGAGGCCGGCCGCTTCGCGCCATCCGCGGGGAACAGCCAGCCCTACAGGTTTGCGGTGATCACCGACAGGGGGATCATCGCCGAATTGGAGCGGCAGTCGATGAAGATGCTCAGGCAGTTTAAGGATCTCTATCTTGATTCCCGCGGGAAGAAACGCTGGTGGAAAAATATTCTATTTACCCTGCTCAGTCTCGCCAAGGTGAACAGCATAGATCCGCGTCCGGTCCCGGCCATTGAAAAATCCGATAAAAACGGCGATCGCCTCTACTTTAACGCCCCGGCGGTGATTCTCATTTTCAAGAATAGTAACGGTATCGGCAACCCTGATCTCGATGCCGGCATATGCTCGCAGAACATGGCGCTTGCGGCGAATTCCCTGGGACTGGGCAGTTGTCATATAACCTTCTTCGTGGAACCCATGAAATCAAAGGGCATGTCCGCGATGAGGCGGAGACTCGGAATTTCATATCCGTGGGTGCCTGTCAACAGCATAGCGATAGGCTACCCGAAAGGCACGGTCGACGGGGTCGTTAAAAGGGACACGCCGCCATCGGATTGGTTTACCGGGGATTGA
- a CDS encoding thiolase family protein, with amino-acid sequence MENIYIIGIGMIRFSKYPGESVRTMAEKTVHEALGDAGISAKDLQAVYFSNTFWGMFANQHSIRGQVVMRGMGIDKIPVTNVENACAGASTALHLAYTGIKAGMFDVALAVGSEKITHPDKGLSLAAYASCMDVENLEAHLAEIVELAKTLSIEIPPGQTPPGEGRSVFMDAYAMGARWHMNRFGSTQKQLALICSKNHLHGSLNPLAQYQAPMTVEEVLADRPVAYPLTRAMCAPVGDGAAAAIVCSESFLRKLKAARPVSILASVMGQGSERDLDGTDIGERLSKQAYNAAGMGPEDINIAELHDATAWGELHQCEAMGFCPAGEGGPYAESGATALGGKRPVNTSGGLECRGHPIGASGLAQIHELVTQLRGDAGKRQVEEARIGLAENGGGNIGVEEAAMCIHILERAK; translated from the coding sequence ATGGAAAACATTTATATAATCGGCATCGGGATGATACGGTTCAGCAAGTATCCCGGAGAATCGGTCCGGACAATGGCGGAAAAAACGGTCCATGAAGCGCTGGGCGACGCCGGAATATCCGCGAAGGATCTTCAGGCGGTGTATTTCTCGAACACCTTCTGGGGGATGTTCGCGAACCAGCATTCAATTCGCGGCCAGGTGGTGATGCGGGGAATGGGGATCGATAAAATACCGGTGACCAACGTCGAAAACGCCTGCGCGGGGGCGTCCACCGCGCTGCACCTTGCATATACGGGAATTAAGGCCGGAATGTTCGATGTCGCCCTGGCAGTGGGATCGGAGAAGATCACCCATCCCGATAAGGGGCTATCGCTTGCGGCGTACGCCTCCTGCATGGACGTTGAAAACCTCGAAGCGCATCTGGCGGAGATCGTAGAGCTGGCTAAAACACTTTCCATTGAAATTCCGCCGGGCCAGACCCCCCCCGGGGAGGGGAGGAGCGTATTCATGGACGCCTACGCCATGGGGGCGCGCTGGCATATGAACCGGTTCGGTTCCACTCAGAAGCAACTGGCCCTCATTTGTTCGAAGAACCATCTGCACGGATCGCTCAACCCGCTCGCGCAGTATCAGGCTCCCATGACCGTTGAGGAGGTGCTTGCCGACCGGCCCGTCGCCTATCCCCTCACGCGCGCGATGTGTGCACCGGTGGGTGACGGGGCTGCCGCGGCGATCGTATGCTCCGAAAGCTTTCTGAGGAAATTGAAGGCGGCGCGGCCGGTCAGTATACTCGCGTCCGTTATGGGGCAGGGAAGCGAACGGGACCTTGACGGCACGGATATCGGCGAGCGCCTCTCGAAACAGGCATATAACGCCGCGGGGATGGGACCGGAGGATATCAATATCGCGGAGCTGCATGACGCCACCGCATGGGGAGAGCTGCATCAATGCGAGGCAATGGGATTTTGTCCGGCAGGGGAAGGCGGTCCCTACGCCGAATCCGGGGCTACGGCACTCGGGGGGAAGCGGCCCGTCAATACCAGCGGCGGGCTGGAGTGCAGGGGACACCCTATCGGCGCGTCCGGGCTTGCGCAGATACATGAATTGGTAACCCAGCTTCGCGGTGACGCCGGGAAACGCCAGGTGGAGGAGGCGCGTATCGGCCTGGCCGAAAACGGCGGCGGTAATATCGGCGTCGAAGAGGCCGCCATGTGTATTCATATACTGGAGAGGGCGAAGTAG
- the ald gene encoding alanine dehydrogenase: MKIGVPKEIKTKEGRVALTPAGVSELTGNGHRVYVEKYAGTGSGISDEDYSAAGATILNTPDEIWGEAEMVIKVKEPLEPEFEQMREGQILFTYLHLAADEKLMARLMKKKIIGIAYETIQLDDGSLPLLAPMSEVAGRLSIQMGCSCLEAKNGGRGLLLSGVPGVAPAKVTILGGGISGVNAAHLAAGMGARVTILDVNINRLRYLEDIFHSRAVTLMSNSSNIEESVAGADLVIGSVLIAGAKAPKLITRDLLSKMKPGSAFVDIAIDQGGCAETSRPTNHENPIYMENGIVHYCVANMPGAVPRTSTYALTNATLPYAVRIANNGWEKALHNDGALAKGLNVLKGKLINARVAEAFGMEHEDLKIA; the protein is encoded by the coding sequence ATGAAAATAGGCGTTCCAAAGGAAATCAAAACCAAAGAGGGGCGTGTGGCCCTCACCCCCGCCGGCGTATCGGAACTGACCGGCAACGGCCACCGGGTCTATGTAGAAAAATATGCGGGGACCGGTTCGGGAATTTCCGATGAAGACTATTCCGCGGCCGGCGCGACAATCCTGAATACCCCCGACGAGATATGGGGGGAAGCGGAGATGGTCATCAAGGTAAAGGAACCCCTGGAGCCCGAATTCGAGCAGATGAGGGAGGGTCAGATATTGTTCACCTATCTGCACCTTGCGGCTGACGAGAAGCTGATGGCGCGCTTGATGAAGAAGAAGATCATCGGTATCGCCTATGAAACCATTCAGCTCGATGACGGGAGTCTCCCCCTGCTTGCGCCCATGAGCGAGGTGGCGGGCAGGCTCTCCATTCAAATGGGATGCAGTTGCCTGGAGGCGAAAAACGGCGGCAGGGGGCTCTTGCTTTCGGGGGTTCCGGGGGTCGCGCCCGCGAAGGTGACCATTCTGGGCGGCGGTATCTCCGGCGTAAACGCGGCGCACCTGGCCGCGGGTATGGGAGCGCGGGTGACTATTCTCGACGTTAACATCAACCGCCTCCGCTATCTCGAGGATATCTTTCATTCGCGCGCCGTTACGCTCATGTCGAATTCGTCCAATATAGAAGAGAGCGTAGCCGGGGCGGACCTGGTGATCGGATCGGTGCTCATAGCCGGGGCGAAAGCGCCCAAACTCATTACGCGCGATCTTCTATCGAAAATGAAACCCGGTTCCGCGTTCGTTGATATCGCGATCGACCAGGGGGGATGCGCGGAAACCAGCCGGCCGACGAACCATGAGAACCCCATCTATATGGAAAATGGAATCGTTCACTATTGCGTTGCCAATATGCCCGGCGCGGTGCCCCGCACGTCCACCTATGCGTTGACGAACGCGACGCTTCCTTATGCGGTGCGTATCGCGAACAACGGCTGGGAAAAGGCCCTTCACAATGACGGCGCCTTGGCGAAGGGACTGAATGTGCTCAAGGGTAAACTCATCAATGCAAGGGTCGCCGAAGCATTTGGTATGGAGCATGAGGATCTGAAAATCGCGTAA
- a CDS encoding nitroreductase: MKMTRRGFMLKSMAGAGLLVGSGALFSACMGHGVRRDDFRNGARAFEPVPALDEDTAAILYYASLAPSGHNSQPWYIKMIDRNEFLVGADPARRLTAVDPDNREALLSIGAFLENLSIAAGCLGYEAEIKVIANSQKDEEVARVTLRKAKATDYPISRLVSRKTVKRGHLTTVIKAADIDFLSGELKGHLFYFPRDTRHANCIKEGAIEAYRSWVERDAAQKENTAWSRLSNADARKYRDGLTTEGMEIKGIAGFYVRNFVSPEDFMKPGMLKQSLQFAVDRAGEGGGWIIITGYGDGVAGLIETGRRFERMALTARERLIGLHPMTQLLEEEPGQKLIASNHVSRMNAQFVLRVGYVESYPQPVSLRRPVSWFLRT, from the coding sequence ATGAAGATGACACGACGGGGATTTATGCTTAAATCAATGGCCGGGGCCGGATTGCTCGTTGGATCGGGCGCACTGTTCAGCGCATGCATGGGGCATGGAGTCCGGCGCGATGATTTTCGAAACGGTGCTAGGGCGTTCGAGCCGGTACCGGCGCTTGACGAGGACACGGCCGCCATACTTTATTACGCATCGCTTGCGCCCAGCGGTCACAATTCGCAGCCCTGGTACATAAAGATGATCGATCGCAACGAGTTTCTCGTGGGCGCCGACCCCGCGCGCCGTCTCACGGCGGTCGATCCCGATAACCGGGAGGCCCTGCTTTCAATCGGGGCATTCCTGGAGAACCTGTCGATTGCCGCCGGGTGCCTCGGGTATGAAGCCGAAATCAAGGTGATCGCCAATTCCCAGAAAGATGAGGAGGTGGCGCGGGTGACGCTGAGAAAGGCAAAGGCCACGGACTATCCGATCAGCAGGCTCGTTTCAAGAAAGACGGTGAAACGCGGTCACCTCACCACGGTGATTAAGGCCGCGGACATCGATTTTCTTTCGGGGGAGCTTAAAGGCCACCTTTTTTATTTTCCAAGGGACACCCGGCATGCGAATTGCATAAAGGAAGGCGCCATCGAGGCATATCGTTCCTGGGTGGAACGCGACGCGGCCCAGAAGGAAAACACAGCGTGGAGCCGGCTCAGCAACGCCGACGCGCGAAAATACCGCGACGGTCTCACCACCGAGGGAATGGAAATAAAGGGCATCGCAGGCTTCTATGTGCGCAATTTCGTGAGCCCGGAGGATTTCATGAAACCGGGCATGCTGAAACAAAGCCTCCAATTCGCGGTCGATCGCGCCGGCGAGGGGGGCGGTTGGATTATTATCACCGGGTACGGCGACGGCGTGGCCGGGCTCATCGAAACGGGAAGGCGATTTGAGCGAATGGCCCTCACGGCGCGCGAGCGATTGATAGGCCTTCATCCCATGACCCAGCTTTTAGAGGAAGAACCCGGGCAGAAGCTGATCGCTTCGAATCACGTTTCACGCATGAACGCGCAGTTCGTGCTTCGAGTGGGATATGTCGAGAGCTATCCGCAGCCGGTATCGCTTCGGCGTCCCGTAAGCTGGTTTCTGAGAACGTGA